One part of the Nostoc sp. PCC 7120 = FACHB-418 genome encodes these proteins:
- a CDS encoding DUF2382 domain-containing protein, translating into MSDNLAAEIPIHQPITDNSSEQNNHHIIEEEKNIRLLEERLLVDISRQKIGEVVVRKVIETQMVQVPVRREKLIVEQIGPEHKQLAEIDLSQGEITGIELAQNASHELRGWNGGLTVSGSFSSPKIASLLLNAIALERKHGCQQVRVSIVVEDEEHQKKYQEWFDRCSHGQLSKHEKSADT; encoded by the coding sequence ATGTCCGATAATTTAGCCGCAGAAATACCAATTCACCAACCAATAACTGATAATTCAAGTGAGCAAAACAATCACCATATAATTGAGGAAGAGAAGAACATTCGCTTACTGGAAGAAAGGCTCTTAGTTGATATAAGTAGGCAGAAAATTGGTGAGGTCGTTGTCCGTAAGGTAATCGAAACTCAGATGGTGCAAGTTCCTGTACGGCGCGAAAAGCTGATTGTGGAACAAATAGGCCCAGAACACAAGCAACTTGCAGAGATCGATTTAAGCCAAGGTGAGATTACTGGCATTGAATTAGCTCAAAATGCTAGCCACGAACTACGAGGTTGGAATGGTGGTTTAACGGTAAGTGGTAGCTTTAGCTCTCCTAAAATTGCTAGTTTATTATTAAATGCGATCGCTCTAGAACGCAAACATGGTTGTCAACAGGTACGAGTCTCTATTGTTGTTGAAGACGAAGAACACCAAAAGAAATACCAAGAGTGGTTTGACCGTTGCTCTCATGGTCAGCTATCAAAACACGAAAAATCGGCTGATACCTAG
- a CDS encoding Npun_F5749 family FMN-dependent PPOX-type flavoprotein, translating to MSLAPWRSAIAHALHCNRSLVYSHYLQLATVKANGHPANRTIVFRGFLADTNQLKFITDARSEKIDQIQHQPWAEACWYFPNTREQFRITGQLTLVASDESHPHLQPARISTWQELSDAARLQFAWPHPSQPRGEDQAAFNPPPPNPQQPIPNFCLLLLEPTQIDHLELRGEPQNRYLYRRDHNQEWTIQGVNP from the coding sequence ATGTCTCTAGCTCCTTGGCGAAGCGCGATCGCCCATGCTCTCCATTGTAACCGCAGCCTAGTTTACTCCCACTACTTACAACTAGCCACAGTCAAAGCAAACGGTCATCCAGCTAACCGGACTATCGTATTTCGCGGTTTTTTGGCAGACACCAACCAACTCAAATTTATCACCGATGCTCGTAGTGAGAAAATCGACCAGATACAGCATCAACCTTGGGCAGAAGCTTGTTGGTATTTTCCCAATACCAGAGAGCAGTTTCGCATCACCGGACAATTAACTTTAGTGGCAAGTGATGAATCTCATCCTCATCTCCAACCAGCCCGGATTAGCACTTGGCAAGAACTGAGTGATGCTGCACGCTTACAATTTGCTTGGCCTCACCCTAGCCAACCAAGAGGGGAGGATCAGGCGGCCTTTAACCCACCGCCACCAAATCCCCAGCAACCAATACCTAATTTTTGCCTACTACTATTGGAACCCACCCAGATAGACCATTTGGAATTACGAGGTGAACCACAAAACCGTTATCTTTATCGTCGTGATCATAACCAAGAGTGGACCATCCAAGGTGTTAACCCATAA
- a CDS encoding Uma2 family endonuclease translates to MTLQILNKNTTISEQRFLLPGHYTWEELETIETLTADAAGLRITYLDGCIEFMTLGEQHEMIKSVISILLALYFFEKGINFIPVGSATRRAKEKSVSFEPDESYYIGEKKENPDLAIEVNITSGSIDKLEKYKRFNITEVLFWEKNQLLLYRLKNDNYEQINQSELFPDLDISLLVSCVLMPSIIDARKQFLQGMNQ, encoded by the coding sequence ATGACACTACAAATCTTAAATAAAAACACCACGATTTCAGAGCAGCGATTTCTCCTACCAGGTCATTATACCTGGGAAGAATTAGAGACAATAGAAACTTTAACCGCAGATGCAGCAGGTTTGCGAATAACTTATCTTGATGGGTGCATTGAATTTATGACTCTTGGTGAACAACACGAAATGATTAAAAGTGTGATTAGTATATTATTGGCATTATACTTTTTTGAAAAAGGTATAAACTTTATTCCAGTAGGGAGTGCTACGCGACGGGCAAAAGAAAAAAGTGTATCCTTTGAACCTGATGAATCTTATTACATCGGAGAAAAAAAAGAAAATCCCGATTTAGCAATTGAAGTCAATATTACCAGTGGCAGTATTGATAAACTAGAAAAATACAAACGGTTCAATATTACTGAAGTTTTGTTTTGGGAAAAAAATCAATTACTATTATATCGTCTCAAAAATGATAATTATGAACAAATTAATCAAAGTGAGTTATTCCCGGATTTAGATATAAGTTTATTGGTAAGCTGTGTTTTAATGCCTTCAATTATTGATGCAAGAAAACAATTTTTACAAGGGATGAATCAATAA
- a CDS encoding WG repeat-containing protein, translated as MQKYICLFLCLTIINALIGIYHPKLQASSIIVRQKQNPNQSLASQRVTSPLFRILKNGKYGFIDKNGKIVIEPQFDLAWGFIDERSQVKIGDKYGYIDTTGKQIIPPQFRLAFAFSNRLALVLIDYKYGYINPNGKLVIQPQFEEALAFRNGLAAVKVDEKWGYIDFSGKLVIQPQYDKALHFNEGLAAVQINNKWGYINSQGHIVVQPSFDETIAFYQGLAAVKIGNKYGYINTSGKLVIPPQFDDAWEFTFNLAVVKIGEKWGYINPRGEIVIAAEFDRVTKFAEGLAAVKIDNKYGYINTQGKMVIQPKFDLALSFTNELALVYVDGKAGYINKIGEFIWNPSN; from the coding sequence ATGCAGAAATATATTTGTCTTTTTCTCTGTTTGACTATCATTAATGCTCTAATTGGTATTTATCATCCAAAATTACAAGCATCAAGTATCATTGTTAGACAAAAGCAAAACCCTAATCAATCATTAGCATCTCAGCGTGTGACAAGTCCATTGTTTCGTATTCTTAAAAATGGCAAATATGGTTTTATCGACAAAAATGGCAAAATAGTTATCGAGCCACAATTTGATTTAGCGTGGGGCTTTATCGACGAGCGATCGCAGGTTAAAATTGGTGATAAATATGGATATATTGATACTACAGGTAAACAGATTATACCTCCACAATTTCGATTAGCCTTTGCTTTCTCCAACAGACTCGCTTTAGTATTGATTGATTATAAATATGGCTACATTAACCCTAACGGAAAATTAGTTATCCAACCTCAATTTGAGGAAGCTTTAGCTTTTAGAAATGGTTTAGCAGCAGTTAAGGTTGATGAAAAGTGGGGTTATATAGACTTTAGTGGTAAATTAGTCATTCAGCCACAGTATGATAAAGCTTTACACTTTAACGAAGGATTAGCAGCCGTTCAAATCAACAATAAATGGGGCTATATAAACTCTCAAGGACATATAGTTGTACAACCAAGTTTTGACGAAACCATAGCTTTTTACCAAGGTTTAGCAGCAGTTAAAATTGGTAATAAATATGGGTATATTAATACATCTGGTAAGCTTGTTATCCCACCACAATTTGATGATGCCTGGGAATTTACTTTTAACTTAGCAGTAGTAAAAATCGGTGAAAAATGGGGTTATATTAATCCTCGTGGTGAGATAGTAATTGCTGCTGAATTTGATAGAGTCACAAAATTTGCTGAAGGATTAGCAGCCGTCAAAATTGATAACAAGTATGGCTATATTAATACTCAAGGTAAGATGGTAATCCAGCCAAAATTTGACTTGGCTTTGAGTTTTACAAATGAACTGGCGTTGGTATATGTTGATGGCAAGGCTGGCTATATCAATAAAATAGGAGAGTTTATCTGGAATCCCAGCAATTAA
- a CDS encoding DUF3352 domain-containing protein produces the protein MNTQRSFSGFIVAGAIALIVAAIAGFYWFFAKSPVNLVSSSSQPSAAIFISKLSPVTVSLLVNPDRLQSFDSSGELTKLKTSLLAKSGIDYKQDIQPWLKDEITLAVTTLDIDRDPENGRQPGYLMALATSKPEKSQEFLQLLFSKRVLAGANLATEEYQGAKVIYDSSLPESDSLAGAVVDNFVLFANNPKVLRDAINNVQAPDLNLLSSTQYQKAIEQIPKGSLATAFLNLPLVARWQGLDLPEPTYDSEIVAFTLNPQGILAETSFLTASEILPTSPPLSKPVGALQYIPASAGLVISGSHLDNLGNSDLAKLWTQAKTAISGSGTDIISRLIQPLADVQKSQGINLGQDIFSWVQGEYAVALIPRTGQSIPDWVFVTEKSENVPEAIGRLDAIASSQGLSTNTIKLDKQTVVAWTELTTATQKADGKNKPSFIVEANVKGVHTTLGNYEIFTSDLATIYEVFTTKDKSLINNRNFQDTIATIPQPNQGYIYLDWSKSQNLVEQQIPILKLIELVGKPFFENLRSLTFSSYGNEPGTLKGGILFQLDH, from the coding sequence ATGAACACACAACGCTCTTTTTCTGGTTTTATTGTTGCAGGGGCGATCGCTTTGATTGTAGCGGCGATCGCAGGCTTTTACTGGTTCTTCGCTAAAAGTCCGGTTAACCTTGTCTCTTCTAGTTCTCAACCTAGTGCAGCCATATTTATATCGAAGCTGTCTCCTGTAACAGTTTCATTACTGGTAAATCCTGACCGGTTGCAATCTTTCGACAGTTCAGGCGAATTAACTAAACTCAAAACCAGCTTATTGGCTAAGAGTGGCATAGATTATAAGCAAGACATTCAACCTTGGCTAAAAGATGAAATTACATTGGCTGTCACTACCCTAGATATTGACCGTGACCCGGAGAATGGGAGACAACCAGGCTATTTAATGGCGCTAGCAACCAGCAAACCAGAGAAAAGCCAAGAATTTCTGCAATTATTGTTCTCTAAAAGAGTATTAGCTGGAGCGAACTTAGCAACAGAAGAATATCAAGGCGCAAAGGTTATCTATGATAGTTCTTTACCAGAGTCCGATTCTCTGGCTGGTGCAGTGGTTGATAACTTTGTGTTATTCGCCAATAATCCTAAAGTATTGCGTGATGCGATTAATAATGTCCAGGCTCCTGATTTAAATTTGCTGAGTTCTACCCAATACCAAAAAGCTATTGAACAAATACCTAAAGGTTCTCTAGCTACGGCTTTTCTCAATCTCCCTCTAGTGGCACGATGGCAAGGTTTAGATTTACCAGAACCAACCTACGATAGTGAAATTGTCGCTTTCACCTTAAATCCTCAAGGAATATTAGCAGAAACTAGCTTTCTCACTGCATCGGAAATTTTACCAACATCACCCCCACTATCTAAACCTGTAGGCGCATTACAATATATTCCCGCATCAGCAGGGTTGGTCATTTCTGGTTCCCACTTAGACAATTTGGGTAACAGCGATTTAGCCAAACTCTGGACACAAGCAAAAACAGCCATCTCTGGTTCAGGAACAGATATAATTTCCCGATTGATTCAACCCTTAGCCGATGTGCAGAAAAGTCAGGGTATCAATTTAGGACAAGATATATTTAGCTGGGTACAGGGAGAATACGCAGTTGCATTAATCCCCCGTACAGGACAGAGCATTCCTGACTGGGTTTTTGTGACAGAAAAGTCAGAAAATGTACCAGAAGCTATTGGGCGTTTAGATGCGATCGCCTCATCTCAAGGACTCAGTACTAATACAATTAAACTGGACAAGCAAACAGTCGTCGCCTGGACAGAATTAACAACCGCAACTCAAAAAGCTGATGGCAAAAACAAACCATCATTTATAGTGGAAGCCAATGTAAAAGGGGTACATACAACCTTAGGCAATTATGAAATTTTTACCTCTGACCTAGCAACTATCTATGAGGTTTTTACAACTAAAGACAAATCTTTAATCAATAACCGCAACTTCCAAGATACTATCGCTACCATTCCCCAACCAAATCAAGGTTATATCTATCTGGACTGGTCAAAAAGTCAGAATTTAGTAGAGCAGCAAATACCCATACTTAAGCTCATAGAATTAGTCGGGAAACCATTCTTTGAGAATTTGCGATCGCTGACCTTCAGTAGTTACGGTAATGAGCCTGGAACGCTTAAAGGCGGTATTTTATTCCAACTTGATCATTGA
- a CDS encoding rhodanese-like domain-containing protein: protein MTGNTSGQPMTQISVNELALYLANENADIQLIDVREPQELAIAQIDGFVNLPLSEYAQWSEKVPTMFNPEAETLVLCHHGVRSAQMCQWLVSQGFTNVKNIAGGIAAYSLLVDSSIPQY, encoded by the coding sequence ATGACTGGGAATACTTCTGGGCAACCAATGACTCAAATTAGTGTAAATGAATTAGCTCTATATCTTGCTAATGAAAATGCAGATATTCAGTTAATAGATGTACGGGAACCGCAAGAGTTAGCGATCGCCCAAATTGATGGCTTTGTCAACCTACCCCTGAGTGAATATGCTCAGTGGTCAGAAAAAGTCCCAACTATGTTTAATCCAGAAGCAGAAACCCTTGTATTATGTCACCACGGTGTCCGCTCTGCTCAGATGTGTCAGTGGTTAGTCTCTCAGGGATTCACCAATGTCAAAAATATTGCTGGTGGTATTGCTGCCTACTCTTTGCTAGTTGACTCCTCAATTCCCCAGTATTAG
- the cysE gene encoding serine O-acetyltransferase → MLSILRADFRIIFERDPAARNLLEVLFCYPGLQALLFHRVANWLYRLGLPFIPRLISHIARFLTGIEIHPGATIGQGVFIDHGMGVVIGETAIVGDYALIYQGVTLGGTGKESGKRHPTLGENVVVGAGAKVLGNLQIGNNVRIGAGSVVLRDVPANCTVVGIPGRIVYRSGGRVDPLEHNNLPDSEAQAIRALVDRIESLEQQIQALQNNQSAAKIPALVAASSQEAERSHDSQWCNLRDKAIQEFLDGAGI, encoded by the coding sequence ATGCTCTCTATACTGCGTGCTGACTTCCGTATCATCTTTGAACGTGACCCGGCTGCTCGTAATTTGCTGGAAGTCTTGTTTTGTTACCCTGGTTTGCAAGCCTTATTATTCCATCGGGTAGCTAACTGGCTGTATCGCCTTGGATTACCGTTTATTCCCCGCTTAATTTCTCACATAGCCCGGTTTTTGACGGGCATTGAAATTCACCCTGGTGCCACAATTGGACAAGGTGTATTTATCGACCACGGTATGGGTGTGGTTATTGGTGAAACTGCGATCGTGGGAGACTATGCTTTGATTTATCAAGGTGTCACCCTTGGGGGAACGGGTAAAGAAAGCGGTAAACGCCACCCTACTTTAGGCGAAAATGTTGTTGTTGGTGCTGGTGCTAAGGTACTGGGCAATCTTCAAATCGGGAATAACGTCCGCATTGGTGCTGGTTCTGTTGTCCTTAGGGATGTACCCGCCAATTGTACTGTTGTAGGTATTCCTGGGCGCATTGTTTATCGTTCTGGTGGACGAGTTGACCCCCTAGAACATAACAATTTACCAGACTCGGAAGCTCAAGCAATTCGCGCTTTGGTTGACCGCATTGAATCGCTAGAACAACAAATACAAGCCTTACAAAATAATCAATCTGCTGCTAAAATTCCTGCTTTGGTTGCTGCAAGTTCACAGGAAGCAGAGAGATCCCACGATTCCCAGTGGTGCAACCTCAGAGATAAGGCAATTCAAGAGTTCTTAGATGGTGCTGGCATTTAA
- a CDS encoding glutathione S-transferase family protein, translating into MTGISKTQKKGKSLPPKLIIGLGKFVWTTLWQIMMSKLAPRNQSGEYIRPSSQFRNSVKTGEDSPYQPATGRYTLYVGLGCPWAHRTLVVRALKELEDTISVSIVVPSPDSGGWVFNTPEEGCQTLAELYALAEPGYSGRSTVPVLWDKETKTIVNNESADIIVMLNSEFNEFAKNSTLNLYPEELKQKIDWWNEKIYANVNNGVYRCGFAQTQEAYDKACDELFTTLDEIEVALANSRYLCGDQVTLADARLFTTLFRFDIVYYGLFKCNRRRIQDYKNLGAYLRNLYQLKGVASTCDLDSIKRDYYGNLFPLNPGGIIPSGPDMAYLLKPSDV; encoded by the coding sequence ATGACAGGTATCAGTAAGACTCAGAAAAAAGGCAAGTCATTACCACCTAAATTGATTATTGGGTTAGGTAAGTTTGTGTGGACAACCCTTTGGCAAATCATGATGTCAAAACTTGCCCCCCGTAATCAATCAGGAGAATATATTCGTCCTAGTAGCCAGTTTAGGAATTCTGTCAAAACTGGAGAAGATAGCCCCTACCAACCAGCCACAGGACGTTACACTCTCTATGTTGGTTTGGGTTGTCCTTGGGCGCACCGCACGCTAGTAGTCCGGGCGTTGAAAGAACTAGAGGATACAATTTCGGTATCTATTGTTGTTCCCTCTCCCGATTCAGGCGGCTGGGTGTTCAACACTCCAGAGGAAGGTTGTCAGACTTTAGCGGAATTATATGCCCTAGCAGAACCTGGCTATAGTGGACGCTCTACTGTGCCGGTGTTGTGGGACAAAGAAACCAAAACTATTGTCAATAACGAGAGTGCAGACATTATCGTCATGCTGAACTCTGAATTTAATGAGTTTGCGAAGAATTCCACACTGAATCTTTATCCTGAAGAACTAAAACAAAAGATTGACTGGTGGAACGAGAAGATTTACGCCAATGTCAATAACGGCGTATATCGTTGCGGTTTTGCCCAAACCCAAGAGGCGTATGACAAAGCCTGTGATGAATTATTCACCACCTTGGATGAGATTGAGGTTGCACTTGCCAATAGTCGCTATCTTTGCGGTGATCAAGTCACTTTAGCCGATGCGCGCCTATTTACAACATTGTTCCGTTTTGACATTGTTTATTACGGCTTATTTAAATGTAATCGCCGCAGGATACAAGATTATAAAAATTTAGGCGCATATCTGCGTAACTTATATCAGCTAAAGGGCGTTGCTAGTACCTGTGATTTAGACAGCATCAAGCGGGACTATTATGGGAATCTATTTCCGTTGAATCCTGGTGGTATTATTCCCTCTGGGCCAGATATGGCATATTTATTAAAACCGAGCGATGTCTAA
- a CDS encoding DUF2382 domain-containing protein — protein sequence MALYKLADFDPNYQDSFQGNDIKGLGVYTERSDEKIGTVNDVLVDDEGHFRYLIVDLGFWIFGKKVLLPVGRSRIDYGAGRVYAIGMTRDQAENLPEFNDRLAVDYDYEERVRGVYRNPSYANTSADRSTSLETSTPLESRTPLEASTPLDTSYKTTTPATPTYTRDTYNYEQEPALFGINEQDHQTLRLYEERLIANKRRQKTGEVAVGKHVETETARVAVPVERERVVIERVTPDDAGRSVAPGTADFREGEVARVELHEETPDIRKEAFVREEVRVQKVVEHETVEAQEKIRREELDVNAPGLPIEER from the coding sequence ATGGCACTTTACAAGTTAGCTGATTTTGATCCTAATTATCAAGACTCCTTTCAAGGTAACGACATTAAAGGACTTGGTGTCTATACAGAAAGAAGCGATGAAAAAATTGGTACTGTCAACGATGTTTTAGTGGATGATGAAGGCCACTTCCGCTATTTAATCGTTGACTTAGGTTTTTGGATTTTTGGTAAAAAAGTATTACTACCAGTGGGTCGTTCTCGTATTGATTATGGCGCTGGTCGTGTTTATGCAATTGGGATGACCAGAGACCAAGCTGAAAATTTACCCGAATTCAACGACCGTTTAGCTGTTGATTACGATTATGAAGAACGAGTACGCGGAGTATATCGTAATCCCAGTTACGCTAATACAAGCGCAGACAGATCAACTTCTTTGGAAACATCCACACCTTTGGAAAGCAGAACACCTCTAGAAGCTTCTACACCTCTAGACACAAGCTATAAAACAACTACGCCAGCAACACCCACTTATACCCGTGACACTTACAATTACGAGCAAGAGCCTGCTTTGTTCGGAATTAATGAGCAAGATCACCAAACGCTGAGACTTTATGAAGAACGGCTAATTGCCAATAAACGCCGTCAAAAAACTGGTGAAGTAGCTGTTGGCAAGCACGTAGAAACGGAAACTGCACGGGTTGCAGTACCCGTGGAAAGAGAACGCGTGGTGATTGAACGCGTTACGCCAGATGATGCTGGTAGGTCTGTTGCTCCTGGTACTGCTGACTTCCGTGAAGGCGAAGTTGCCCGTGTAGAACTTCATGAAGAAACTCCTGACATTCGCAAAGAAGCTTTCGTACGGGAAGAAGTTAGAGTTCAAAAAGTTGTCGAGCATGAAACTGTGGAAGCTCAAGAAAAAATCCGTCGTGAAGAATTAGACGTGAATGCTCCTGGTCTTCCCATTGAAGAACGCTAA
- a CDS encoding DUF2382 domain-containing protein produces MPLYKLEEFDPNYRETFGGDDVKALELYTQSGVRVGAIADVLVDNEGRFRYLVIDTHIDDSISKKILLPIGLSQINYPERRVYVDGLSKEQVEHLPEYHDNIAVDEEYEERVRGVFRTQTSNLTYDRQSYNYQQEPALYNLNEQYHQTFRLYEERLIANKHRVKTGEVAVGKHIETENARVAVPIQRERVVIERAAPTSPDTIVDPKEVKFQQGEVARIELYEETPEIRKEAFVREEVRVRKVVESDTVEAQDVIRREELDIDTAGNLLVNETNVERHENG; encoded by the coding sequence ATGCCTCTTTATAAACTTGAAGAATTTGACCCTAACTACAGAGAAACCTTTGGTGGGGATGATGTTAAAGCTTTAGAACTCTATACCCAAAGTGGCGTGAGAGTTGGAGCGATCGCTGATGTCTTAGTTGATAATGAAGGACGTTTTCGTTATCTAGTAATTGACACTCATATTGATGATTCAATTAGCAAGAAAATTTTACTACCAATTGGGCTGTCCCAGATCAATTATCCAGAAAGACGCGTTTATGTTGACGGACTGAGCAAAGAACAAGTAGAACATTTACCTGAATATCACGACAATATTGCAGTTGATGAAGAATACGAAGAAAGAGTACGCGGTGTCTTTCGGACACAGACTAGCAATTTAACTTATGACCGTCAGTCATACAACTATCAGCAAGAACCAGCTTTATATAATTTGAATGAGCAATATCATCAAACTTTCAGACTCTACGAAGAAAGATTAATTGCTAACAAGCATCGTGTCAAAACTGGTGAAGTAGCTGTTGGTAAACACATTGAAACAGAAAACGCACGGGTGGCTGTGCCTATTCAAAGAGAACGTGTAGTAATTGAAAGAGCCGCACCAACATCGCCAGATACGATAGTAGATCCCAAAGAGGTTAAGTTTCAACAAGGGGAAGTGGCGCGCATCGAATTGTACGAAGAAACCCCAGAAATTCGCAAAGAAGCTTTTGTACGCGAAGAAGTCCGGGTAAGAAAAGTAGTAGAAAGCGATACCGTTGAAGCCCAAGATGTAATTCGTCGGGAAGAGTTAGATATTGATACTGCTGGTAATTTACTCGTCAATGAAACTAATGTGGAAAGACATGAAAATGGTTGA
- the hrcA gene encoding heat-inducible transcriptional repressor HrcA — protein MQVQLTNRQQHILWATVRHYIATAEPVGSKALVEEYDLGVSSATIRNVMGVLEKSGLLYQPHTSAGRVPSDSGYRIYVDQLITPSLRDTTRAEVLAKEVESALQQHLQWEDWSLEILLQGAAQILASLSGCISLITMPQTNTASVRHLQLMQIETGRIMLILVTDSYETHSKLMDLPPARSETKPDPEVIDRELQIVSNFLNSHLRGRSLLEISTLDWSQLDREFQSYGEFLKNSVAELAHRSAAPAATQIMVRGLAEVLRQPEFSQLQQVKTIIQLLEEEQEQLWRLIFEEPELEDTHKSKVTVRIGAENPLEPIRTCSLISSTYRRGGVPLGSVGVLGPTRLDYESAIAVVAAAADYLSEAFS, from the coding sequence ATGCAAGTCCAGTTGACTAATCGACAACAGCATATACTTTGGGCAACGGTACGTCATTATATAGCTACAGCAGAGCCTGTTGGCTCAAAAGCTTTGGTCGAGGAATACGACTTGGGCGTTAGCTCTGCCACAATTCGCAATGTAATGGGCGTACTAGAGAAATCTGGGTTATTGTACCAACCGCATACATCTGCTGGACGAGTACCTTCTGACTCAGGTTATCGCATTTATGTTGACCAGTTAATTACCCCCTCTCTGCGAGACACTACACGAGCAGAAGTTTTAGCAAAAGAGGTAGAATCAGCCCTACAACAGCATCTGCAATGGGAAGACTGGAGTCTGGAAATACTGTTGCAAGGAGCCGCCCAGATTTTAGCTAGCTTGAGTGGGTGTATTAGCTTGATTACTATGCCCCAAACCAACACAGCATCCGTAAGACATTTGCAGTTAATGCAGATAGAAACGGGACGAATCATGCTGATATTGGTGACGGATAGTTATGAAACCCACTCAAAGCTGATGGATTTACCCCCAGCGAGGAGCGAAACAAAACCCGACCCAGAAGTAATTGACAGGGAATTACAAATTGTTTCTAACTTCTTAAATAGTCACTTACGGGGGCGGAGTCTGTTAGAAATCAGTACTCTGGATTGGAGTCAATTAGATCGAGAATTTCAAAGTTATGGAGAGTTTCTAAAAAATTCCGTAGCAGAATTAGCCCACCGCAGTGCTGCGCCGGCTGCAACTCAAATCATGGTGCGGGGTTTGGCAGAAGTGTTGCGTCAACCGGAATTCTCCCAGCTTCAGCAAGTGAAAACGATTATACAACTATTGGAAGAAGAACAAGAGCAACTGTGGCGGCTAATATTTGAGGAACCAGAGTTAGAAGATACGCACAAATCCAAGGTAACAGTGCGTATCGGCGCAGAAAACCCGTTAGAACCGATACGCACCTGCTCCTTAATTTCTTCTACCTATCGCCGGGGAGGAGTCCCGTTGGGTAGTGTGGGAGTTTTGGGGCCGACACGCCTAGATTACGAAAGTGCGATCGCAGTTGTAGCGGCTGCTGCTGATTACCTCTCAGAAGCCTTCAGTTAA